The Legionella sp. PATHC032 genome has a window encoding:
- a CDS encoding type IV secretion protein Dot, producing MQEKFINLGKKLKKVNEGIKQHISLAEEFLYLANQWEKENLKINDLLKGVEFTVNDKKMSGQEIKEELSKLIERYNNFLKKNLKGERRETLELKEIQQQLISLYNAVNGIYTYLSINNTEFFLEAIKSCYKKDQRMGSTIQFVLNIADHLSKERLQFNLNLNSQFAEASESFQEVTTKFYREVATPRIESAQKLLELMNNFVDQYISQGASPEDVIKKLKPFEKYFAIEITHYEEFGHIVYTTKFNCNPALFDVNPIEFLNELFVQFYKDTTLSSRSKAALKQVLDKFEITYEVPKTWYGYIGWDIPIVTDKNSVLVTYDKQAYYKYHQESGQREMEFFETIERCLDKSKDIIIATKKENLKDQKEFCNLIDKGIKELEETKKKRIFQKEPHELVTSIINKSIKLLQDLKNNMPLRREDLVMVILSAENALNAAKSKLKPQEINLSEPEKCIKNFKKILAIKQKEELCFYKSDEEQSIFSKHINSELRELVESYQVQKTSEKELVSEPEKNNAPQRIESKEEDKKIDLNKKMNLYRVQKIMKNFVFEYCGYKGGKKVKEGGATIEELKNKLKDFGGYFEIDGKIGSEELNIIFNYENIKNKNPHDLFNELFKKFTEDIGYSGMGSRSIEALKRALAKNSITYTDGYYGKKATLTSLLWSKEPPVITDEKNIFKLSDEKYLSENKEDIRGKGITNI from the coding sequence ATGCAAGAAAAATTTATCAATTTAGGGAAGAAGCTTAAAAAGGTAAATGAAGGTATTAAACAACATATTTCTCTGGCAGAAGAGTTCCTCTACTTGGCAAACCAATGGGAAAAAGAGAATCTTAAGATTAATGATTTATTGAAAGGAGTAGAGTTTACGGTTAATGATAAAAAAATGTCGGGTCAAGAAATTAAAGAGGAACTATCTAAGCTAATAGAAAGATATAATAATTTTCTAAAAAAAAACTTAAAAGGGGAAAGACGTGAAACATTAGAACTCAAGGAGATTCAGCAACAACTTATTAGTTTATACAATGCTGTTAATGGTATTTATACTTATTTATCCATAAATAATACAGAGTTTTTTCTCGAAGCAATCAAGTCTTGCTATAAAAAAGATCAGAGGATGGGTAGTACAATCCAGTTTGTGCTGAATATTGCGGATCATCTTTCTAAGGAGAGACTGCAATTTAATTTGAATTTAAATTCGCAATTTGCAGAAGCCTCCGAGAGTTTTCAGGAGGTAACTACCAAATTTTACAGAGAGGTTGCTACTCCTAGAATAGAATCTGCACAAAAATTGTTGGAATTGATGAATAATTTCGTAGACCAATATATATCACAAGGGGCAAGTCCAGAAGATGTAATAAAAAAACTTAAGCCATTTGAGAAATATTTTGCTATTGAAATCACGCATTATGAAGAGTTTGGGCATATTGTTTATACAACAAAATTTAATTGTAATCCAGCGCTATTTGATGTTAATCCCATCGAATTTTTAAATGAATTATTCGTGCAATTTTATAAAGACACCACTTTATCATCTCGCTCTAAAGCGGCTTTAAAACAAGTGCTTGATAAATTTGAGATTACTTATGAGGTGCCAAAGACCTGGTATGGTTATATTGGCTGGGATATCCCTATAGTAACTGATAAAAACTCAGTATTAGTGACTTATGACAAACAAGCTTATTACAAATATCATCAAGAAAGCGGCCAGAGAGAAATGGAGTTTTTTGAGACAATTGAGCGATGTTTGGATAAGTCGAAAGACATTATCATTGCGACTAAAAAGGAAAATTTAAAAGACCAAAAAGAGTTTTGTAACTTGATAGATAAGGGTATTAAGGAGTTAGAAGAAACAAAAAAGAAAAGAATTTTTCAAAAGGAGCCGCATGAACTGGTAACAAGTATTATCAATAAATCAATAAAGTTGCTGCAAGACTTGAAAAATAATATGCCACTAAGACGAGAAGATTTGGTCATGGTAATCTTAAGCGCTGAAAATGCTTTAAATGCAGCAAAATCAAAATTAAAGCCACAAGAAATCAATTTATCCGAACCGGAAAAATGCATTAAAAATTTTAAAAAGATATTAGCAATAAAACAAAAAGAAGAGCTTTGTTTTTATAAATCAGATGAAGAACAATCTATTTTCTCCAAACACATAAATTCTGAGCTTAGAGAACTTGTCGAATCTTACCAGGTTCAAAAGACAAGTGAAAAAGAGTTGGTCAGTGAGCCAGAAAAAAACAATGCGCCACAGAGAATAGAATCAAAGGAAGAGGATAAAAAAATTGATTTAAATAAGAAAATGAATTTATACCGTGTTCAAAAAATTATGAAAAATTTTGTATTTGAGTATTGCGGGTATAAGGGAGGAAAAAAAGTAAAAGAGGGGGGAGCAACGATAGAAGAACTTAAAAATAAACTCAAAGATTTTGGAGGTTATTTTGAAATAGATGGTAAAATTGGTTCAGAAGAACTCAATATCATATTCAACTATGAAAACATCAAGAATAAAAATCCACATGATTTATTTAACGAGCTCTTTAAAAAATTTACCGAAGACATAGGATACTCTGGTATGGGCTCACGATCAATCGAGGCTCTTAAAAGAGCATTA
- a CDS encoding type IV secretion protein Dot — MLKFNSDPGAKMIKKLLIKVEKLINNLPKELKLSETILSSIKEDINSLASRFDGSKGYINYYSPKVVQQINEKQKLLEKYQNYLTALLAVLICSKQSRDIRDNKKLQPVSEITDLKNLLKHKDVEKIINDITQFDEDQRELKRIERLIQEDEKKEDNKKMHLGKRSKLELRRAEFSKRVQLFNNKLKNIPQAEEIKAVLDYCQKYIEKHINLSKQLPKGMLDVKRALSLFDEINSTKTQIRKLSKDKLDSSGQIKLEGLKKELTKAELALQFSYSEEEDKTIKDMLNDLKRLMKMSIRDYQKLATSGGEINVFLHKTTGFYWESLFLYRNVLCEINEYLKKNKKKLSEQGMLVAECISKAFSQMPELDTIEKALEKVKRIDDDLKRQEEYNEKINITSIRFYKKGPVKFVQQVLEQNLNEKIFYIPYNPHNYVLDHPAQSDFADTLGNCYGETQMFLKQINSKSPAINNICPERVLINYQLDQSRTIAKNTKKEKIGIFEADEKTKAQVTWDGIKDILTSKVTSTAFGDVCMITLTGAQVSGREKLVGHGIGLIKMKNPAPYQYVVYDYAFGGAMGFSSNTQLELFFKQILEGEGSYVPFKKCLIEKVGEVSKECQQFINGNPGIASLAQKSLDKTCKRDFWDKDRISFLIKYHPIGTDESTILNFIEKLPLSKDRIELYEQLVKDPKIGIGNLVKCIIRSGKINYLVNLLISNLLTIDITNKIKFKFNEQVKKEIVALINTDKVEPNITCKLFSNNQAIVLAAYKKDKNSLQYADIDPVVTLLQGKNTIVPSDACRAFPKAEKIVIAAYKSDPLSLQFADLGLVQQLLRKGSITLEHASKAFRENSQFHEAHEAYQLLNSLKLLPKNEKETEKAKRIELLKSIDQKLEITNLRKELYPLISNMCIRLLDDIRILSPEDKIIKSSRLSKLISSNQCDIDILKTLENKKMELNKTSSLAKSNFAFFGAIDNIVNGGNTNHINPENK; from the coding sequence TTGCTAAAATTTAATTCAGATCCAGGGGCAAAAATGATTAAAAAATTGTTAATTAAAGTCGAAAAATTAATTAATAATCTTCCAAAAGAGTTGAAATTATCTGAAACGATTTTATCCTCCATTAAAGAAGATATAAACAGCCTGGCAAGTCGTTTTGATGGGTCAAAAGGTTATATTAATTATTATTCTCCTAAAGTCGTACAACAAATCAATGAAAAACAAAAGTTACTTGAGAAATACCAAAATTATTTAACTGCATTACTGGCCGTTTTAATTTGTTCCAAGCAAAGCAGAGACATTAGAGACAATAAAAAACTTCAACCTGTTTCTGAGATTACCGATTTGAAAAATTTATTAAAACACAAGGATGTCGAAAAAATTATCAACGACATTACTCAGTTTGATGAAGACCAAAGAGAACTTAAGAGAATTGAACGTTTGATACAAGAAGATGAGAAGAAAGAGGATAATAAAAAAATGCATCTTGGTAAAAGATCCAAATTAGAGCTTAGGAGGGCAGAGTTTTCTAAAAGAGTTCAATTGTTCAATAATAAGTTAAAAAACATTCCACAAGCTGAGGAAATCAAAGCCGTTTTAGATTATTGTCAAAAATACATCGAGAAACACATCAACCTTAGCAAGCAATTACCAAAAGGAATGCTTGATGTTAAACGAGCATTGTCTTTATTTGACGAGATAAATTCCACCAAGACCCAAATTAGGAAGTTAAGCAAAGACAAACTGGATTCTTCAGGGCAAATAAAACTTGAAGGTTTAAAAAAGGAACTCACAAAAGCTGAATTGGCTTTGCAATTTAGTTATTCAGAGGAAGAAGATAAAACGATCAAAGACATGCTCAATGATTTGAAAAGGCTTATGAAAATGAGCATCAGAGATTATCAAAAGTTAGCTACATCTGGCGGAGAAATAAATGTTTTTTTGCATAAGACAACTGGTTTTTATTGGGAAAGCCTTTTTCTGTACAGAAATGTTTTGTGCGAAATTAATGAATATCTTAAAAAAAATAAAAAGAAACTGTCTGAACAAGGAATGCTGGTAGCTGAATGCATTTCTAAAGCCTTCAGCCAGATGCCCGAATTGGATACCATTGAAAAAGCTTTAGAAAAAGTCAAAAGAATAGATGATGATCTTAAAAGACAAGAAGAATATAACGAAAAAATCAATATAACTTCGATTAGGTTTTATAAAAAAGGTCCAGTAAAATTTGTTCAACAAGTCCTTGAACAAAACTTAAATGAGAAAATTTTTTACATACCGTATAATCCGCATAATTATGTGCTGGATCATCCTGCCCAATCTGATTTCGCCGATACCTTAGGAAATTGCTATGGCGAAACTCAGATGTTTCTCAAACAAATAAACAGTAAATCTCCTGCAATTAATAATATTTGTCCTGAGAGGGTATTAATCAATTATCAACTCGATCAATCCAGGACAATTGCTAAAAATACAAAAAAAGAAAAAATAGGGATATTTGAGGCAGATGAGAAGACAAAAGCACAAGTAACATGGGATGGAATTAAAGATATCTTAACATCAAAAGTTACCTCTACCGCTTTTGGTGATGTGTGCATGATCACTTTGACGGGAGCTCAAGTTTCTGGTCGTGAAAAATTAGTAGGTCATGGTATTGGCCTTATCAAAATGAAGAATCCTGCTCCTTATCAATATGTGGTATATGATTATGCTTTTGGTGGTGCAATGGGGTTCAGCAGTAATACTCAACTGGAGTTATTCTTTAAACAAATCCTTGAAGGAGAGGGATCCTATGTTCCTTTTAAGAAATGTTTGATTGAAAAAGTAGGGGAGGTGAGCAAAGAATGTCAGCAATTTATTAATGGTAATCCGGGAATTGCTTCTCTGGCACAAAAAAGTCTTGATAAAACATGTAAGAGAGACTTCTGGGATAAAGATCGCATCAGCTTTTTGATAAAATATCACCCCATCGGCACAGATGAAAGCACGATACTCAATTTTATAGAAAAATTACCTCTGTCTAAGGATAGAATAGAGCTATATGAACAGCTTGTTAAAGATCCTAAAATTGGTATCGGTAACCTGGTTAAGTGCATCATTCGCTCAGGTAAGATAAATTACCTGGTAAATCTTTTGATATCCAACTTATTGACTATTGATATTACAAATAAAATAAAATTTAAGTTTAATGAACAAGTTAAAAAAGAAATAGTGGCTTTAATTAATACTGATAAGGTTGAACCAAACATAACTTGTAAACTATTCTCTAACAATCAAGCGATTGTTTTGGCAGCCTATAAAAAGGACAAAAATTCACTCCAATACGCGGATATAGATCCGGTTGTAACGCTTTTGCAAGGGAAGAATACCATAGTACCCTCTGATGCTTGCAGGGCTTTTCCTAAGGCAGAAAAAATAGTCATCGCAGCCTATAAATCTGATCCATTATCGTTGCAATTTGCCGATCTTGGTTTGGTTCAACAATTATTACGAAAAGGTTCTATTACTCTCGAGCATGCTTCTAAAGCTTTTAGAGAGAACTCGCAGTTTCATGAAGCCCATGAGGCATATCAACTTCTCAATTCTCTGAAGCTTCTGCCAAAAAATGAAAAAGAAACTGAGAAAGCCAAGAGAATCGAGTTATTAAAATCGATTGATCAAAAGCTCGAAATTACCAATTTGCGAAAAGAACTTTATCCCTTAATTTCAAATATGTGTATTCGATTACTTGATGATATTCGAATCCTTTCCCCTGAAGATAAAATAATCAAAAGCAGTAGATTGTCGAAGTTAATCAGTTCGAATCAGTGTGATATCGATATATTAAAAACACTTGAAAATAAAAAAATGGAATTAAATAAAACATCCTCTCTGGCAAAATCAAATTTTGCTTTTTTTGGAGCTATAGATAATATAGTTAATGGAGGAAATACTAATCACATCAATCCAGAGAATAAATAA
- a CDS encoding type IV secretion protein Dot — MIKDILNTIASLIEENTEVFASERGKQLLQKVKADLASFKPINFYALDAAKQITSTLKLIESYCIEMDRILDELNYQFSISLVNEKLINKIKNILTNLKNKQNKITQLREKIPEGMLDVKRALYIAEDSFLSKSEPEEKELRLKFKCIKKFMSNLNREYLDLIKKGGLLNAILLDTTSVYWNQLREYSKLLNQCRITLQKSHQLTEEGQLALRCFNSAIQKMPPKKHIINALKILNKPNSKTEAIEKIGFVSPHGREACIQLTHWGKQFFYIPRSEEMYHFDYDPKEDLNDTGGNCFGESMMFIHFLSKGAIRWLCPEAGLINFQLDQTRNLKFKKATLGEGETLVSDNSPHDSLEWEDMRPVLLDNPYFKPGSLCGVIFSMNDYTKAKREFTAGHMIVVAKLDTKLSPYKYIVYEKDFGAFGLTDDESLEYLISEQILLLYRGMSYSKVKLIKYGEASTETYDLLNEIKPQAGIPQKQSIVSDFTNAYFDNAFFKLSKETNKENVIEQVNQTDVFGFCRN, encoded by the coding sequence ATGATAAAGGACATTCTCAATACCATAGCCAGTCTTATTGAGGAAAACACAGAAGTGTTTGCAAGTGAACGTGGAAAGCAACTTTTACAGAAAGTTAAAGCCGATCTCGCGTCTTTTAAACCCATCAATTTTTATGCATTGGATGCGGCAAAACAAATAACAAGCACTCTTAAGCTAATAGAAAGCTATTGCATCGAAATGGACAGAATATTAGATGAATTAAATTATCAATTTTCAATTTCTTTAGTCAATGAAAAATTAATTAATAAAATAAAAAACATTTTAACTAACTTAAAAAACAAACAAAACAAAATCACCCAGTTACGAGAGAAAATTCCAGAGGGTATGCTTGATGTCAAGCGAGCATTGTATATTGCAGAAGATTCTTTTCTTAGCAAATCAGAACCAGAGGAAAAAGAACTTAGATTAAAATTTAAGTGCATTAAAAAATTTATGAGTAATCTAAATAGGGAATATCTTGATTTGATTAAAAAGGGAGGATTACTTAACGCCATTTTATTGGATACCACCTCTGTGTATTGGAACCAATTACGCGAATACTCAAAATTACTAAATCAGTGTCGCATTACTTTGCAAAAATCTCATCAGCTTACCGAAGAAGGACAATTAGCGCTTCGCTGTTTTAATAGTGCGATTCAGAAAATGCCACCAAAGAAACATATCATTAATGCGTTAAAAATATTGAACAAGCCAAATAGCAAGACTGAGGCGATTGAAAAAATAGGTTTTGTTTCACCTCATGGTAGAGAAGCGTGTATCCAATTAACTCATTGGGGAAAACAGTTTTTCTACATACCTCGTAGCGAGGAAATGTACCATTTTGATTATGATCCTAAAGAAGATTTGAATGATACTGGTGGTAACTGTTTTGGTGAGTCAATGATGTTTATTCATTTCTTATCCAAGGGAGCCATCAGATGGTTGTGCCCCGAAGCAGGGTTAATTAATTTTCAGTTAGATCAAACAAGAAATTTAAAGTTTAAAAAGGCAACCTTAGGCGAAGGGGAAACATTGGTATCGGATAATAGTCCCCATGATTCATTAGAATGGGAAGATATGAGGCCTGTGCTTTTGGATAATCCTTACTTTAAACCAGGCAGCCTGTGTGGCGTCATATTCTCAATGAATGATTACACGAAAGCAAAAAGAGAGTTTACAGCAGGGCATATGATAGTAGTTGCCAAGCTGGATACTAAATTGAGTCCATACAAGTACATTGTATATGAAAAAGATTTTGGTGCATTTGGATTAACTGATGATGAATCTTTGGAGTACCTAATCAGTGAACAAATATTACTACTCTATAGAGGGATGAGTTATTCAAAAGTTAAATTGATTAAATATGGTGAGGCTTCAACTGAGACCTATGATCTTTTAAATGAAATTAAGCCTCAGGCAGGTATTCCACAAAAACAGTCGATAGTTAGTGATTTTACAAATGCCTATTTTGATAATGCATTTTTTAAACTTTCTAAGGAAACTAATAAAGAGAATGTAATTGAGCAAGTTAATCAAACGGATGTGTTTGGGTTTTGCAGAAACTAA